DNA sequence from the Methylacidiphilum kamchatkense Kam1 genome:
GGCAAGAACATAGGTGGAAGCTAAAGGGAAAAGAGCCAAGGCGAACATTAAGTCAGGCCCACTAAAAGGATAGAATACAGGCAGATAGGGATCATCCAGTTTGCTGATTTTATTTTCAGAAAAAACTCGAATGGGTGTCCAGGACCAGGAGTCGCGTTTTTGCCACTGCTTTTCCAGTAACTGGGCATACTGCTGCCAGGCTGGCGACTTTTCGTAAGCATATAATAAAGCAGAATCATGTTCTTTGACTGGCAATCCCCCTAAAAACAAACTAATGGCATCAATTCCTGTTTTTGTTTGTTCAGGGATTGCCTCCTCTTCTTCAAGTTGTCCAAAAAGAGATGCCAACCAACCAAAGACAAAAAAAAGAAGCCATAGGCTTCTGGGCATTTTCGATTTGGATTCGATATTTATTTTTTGTTCCATCGCTTGATTCGATCCCAAAGAATAGGCTTTTGAAAGACAAGATTAGAGAAGCGCATCGAAAAAAAGGTGATAATCGTTCGATGGATATCAATCAAGAGAAAAAACTCGTGAGGAATATAAATTTTAAGAATAGAGAAAAAAACCTCTTTCAAAGCATAGCCTGCGAGTCCGTTCTTTAGGAAGTGTGATCGAGCGGTTAGAGGCGTCTAGAAAAAACTACCTTTAGCTTAGCAAAAAACGGATTTACAAAACTCCTAAAGGTAGCCGATTCCTCCGACAGGCTCAAAGTCTCTAGTAGCTGTTTTGTGCGTTAGCACCAGCTCCGGTAAAGTCGGCCTGAGAAAACCGCAAGGTAAGATGCAAGACTTTTTGATCCCCAAAGCCCTGCCAACCTTTTAGAGTAGACTTTTTATCTCCGAGGCCTTACTTCGAGCAAGCCTTCTTCGAGAAGAAGTAAACAATGGCACCCAATAGAAAAGTAGAGAGTCCTAGCAATGATTCCACTGGTCTTTGTCTGAATACCTGCAACAGAATGATAGACTCAATGATGACATAGAGTAAGGGAGTCAATGGGTAGCCCCATGTAGAATAAAAACGCTTGAGTTCAGGGGCTTTCCAACGCAGTATGATCACTCCAAGCACCGTAACAACGGTTGATAAGCCCAAAGCAAACTCCACGTAAGTGATTATCTTTGCAAAGGAAGAACTAAACAGAAGGCAAAACATAATAAGGGCCTGAAGTAATAACCCCACGTAAGGTACGCCTTCTTTAGAACGTTTACTTAAAATACGAAAAAAAGGATAATCCTCTCCTATAGCTGCAGCCACCCTTGGTCCAGTCCATGCTATGGCGCTCAGAGAAGAAATGAGGCTTACGCCAATTAAAAACCCGGCAAACCGGCTTCCCCACTCCCCAAAAATTTTTCTAGCCACAATGGCGCCGACCTCAATTTGACCTGAAATTTGATCTCGAGGAACAGAAAATATAAAGACCGCATTCAGAAAAGTATAGATGATGACCACGATGGTCGTTCCTAAAATAAGGGCAAGAGGAATGTTTTTCTTGGGATTTTCAATCTCTCCAGCGATATAGGCTGCAGCGTTCCATCCGGAGTAGGAATACATCGTGTAAATGAAACACAAGGCAAAAGGCGGGCTAAAAAAAACAGCTAGATCTTCTGGTTTTGGAAGAAAATCGAGTTTTGGCCTTTCTACATGCTCAATCCCACTCACAATAAAAAACAAAATCAAAAAGATTTCGACCAGAATAAAAATATTTTGGAAAATTGACTCCCAGCGAAGGCTCCGAAGATGCAAAGCATAAACGAGAACTGACACACAACAAGAAATCCAAAGAGGTGGTATCATGGGAAAGACATAGTGAAAATACTTTCCAAGAGCCATCGCAGTGGCCGCAGAAGGAGCAGCAAAGCCCACAGTAACCGAAAGCCATCCTGCCAAAAACCCTACCATCGGATGATAAATTTTACTTAAAAACAGATATTCTCCTCCTGATCTTTGAAAGATGGCTCCAAGTTCTGCATAGGAAAGCGCTCCACTAAGAGCAACAATGCCTCCCAAAATCCAAATGCAAAGGATGACAAAGGGCGAACCAATTTCCTTCACTTGAAAGCCAAGGGTTGTAAATACGCCCGTGCCTATCATATTAGCGATTACGATTGAGATAGCTGTTAGAGCCGATATTTTCTTAAGGCCGATCATTTCCCCTCCCATTTTCCTTGTTTCTACTGAAAATACCACTTAATTCTCCTATTCTTTTCGATTGTCAGCAGGCCTATTAATTTTCTACTTTACATTCCTATGAGCCTGCCTTCTTCTTATTTCTTTTTTGAGCCAACCCCAACAACCCTACCGCTCTTTATAGAGCGGGCTCAAGGCATTTATCTCTACACTAAAGAAGGCAAGGAAATTATTGATGCGGCTTCAGGGGCAGTTGTTGTCAATATTGGTCAAGGCAGAGAAGAAATCGCGGCAATAGCTCAGGAGCAAATAAAAAAACTAGATTATATTGTTCCCGTTTGGTTATCGGATGCACTCGCAGGGCTTGTTAAAAAATTATCCGAGTGGTTTCCAACCGAGCCTTATCGGTTCTACTTTACGGCGGGAGGCGCAGAATCTGTAGAAGCAGCGTTTCGTTTTGCTTTTTTGTATCAAGTAGCTGAGAATAAGCCTTGGAAGAACAAAATCCTTTCTCGTTGGACCTCCTATCATGGCATTACCCTTGGCGCTTTATCAGCTAGTGGCAATCGGTTACGAAGAGAGCATTTGGAACACTGTCTCCTTGATTGGCCTAAAATCCCTCCTCCCTATTGTTATCGCTGTCCATGGACTAAAACCTATCCCTCTTGTGGTATTGCCTGTGCTCAGGCACTAGAGGAAGTGCTCCACTCCGAAACAGGCAATAGTATGGCTGCTTTCATTGCCGAACCTATTATTGGAGCTAGTGGCGGAGCGATTGTACCCGTTGAGGAGTACTGGCCTGCCATTGCGGAAATCTGTAAAAAACATGGCCTATTACTAATTGTCGATGAAGTGATGACTGGTTTTGGGAGGACAGGTAAACGCTTTGCTTTTGAACATTGGAAGCTTCGACCAGACATTATTGTCAGTGCAAAAGGCCTATCGGGGGATATATCCCCATGGGAATGCTCGCTGTCAGAGAAGAGCTTGTCCAAAGATGTGAAAAAGTAGCAAAAAATTTCATGTTTTTTACCTATACTTCCCATCCACTAAGCTGTGCGATTGCAAAAAAAGTGATCGATATTTTGGAGGCGGAAAATCTTATTGATCACTCAATGAAAATGGGGGAGCTACTTGGCCAGTCCTTAAAAAACGAACTGGCGGATCATCCTTTTGTTGGAGAAATACGCGGCAAAGGCCTTTTTTGGGGAGTAGAATTTGTAAAATCCAAAATCACCAAAGAACCTTTCCCTCCTGAAGAAGGCTTTTTAAACCGGTTCTTAAGAAAGGCGCTAGAACTTGGAGTATTTTTTTATCCTTGTCAAGGAATGGCTGACGGCTTTTCGGGTGAAGCGGTGCTAGTTTGCCCACCTCTTATCGTTAAGGAAGAAGATATTCTGAAAATCGTTGCTGTTTTAAAAGAATCCCTAAACCAACTGGTATGATATTAAAGGGGGGGCAGTTCATGAAAGGAGAGCGGATTATGGCCAGTGAGCAGAAAACCAATCCGCAGCCACCGCAGCAACTTTATCGAGGGCTCCTGGTTCTTCAAAAAGATGGGAAGCCCCTGGAATCACCACCAGTTCTTTTTCACACTGCAAGGCTTCCAGTGCCTGTTCATTAAGCCTTAAAACAAACTCATCTAGACTCCCAACAATGAGCAGGGTCGGAGACTTCACCTTTTTTAACGATTCACCGGCAAGATCCGGCCTTCCTCCTCGAGAAACCACAGCTTTTATTCTCTCTCCAAGTTCTGCGGCAGCAACTAAAGCAGCTCCTCCTCCTGTGCTTGAGCCGAAAAAGCCTATTGGATAATTTCTAGTTTGTTTTTGTGTTTTTAACCAATGAGCCGCTCCTACCAGCCTTTTTGCAAGAAGTCCGATATCAAACCGGTAGATGCCACTAAACTCGTCTTCGGCTTCTTCATCCGAAGTTAAAAGATCAAAAAGAAGGGTTCCGGACCCTTTTTCTCTTAAAACTTTAGCGACTAACTGATTCCTCGGACTAAAGCGGCTACTGCCACTGCCATGGGCAAAAAGGACGATCCCCTTTGCTCCAGGAGGAATTTCTAATGTCCCAGGGAGATAAACTTCCCCAATCGTTACGTTGACTTCTTCTTTGATCCCTTCATGAAGCACAAAAATAAATATGACAGCTAGGAATAAAGAAATCAAGAATGGCTTGTTGCTTAGCCGAATAGGCCTTTTTGAGATTGAGCAACTGTTCTAAGCCGCAAAGACTGAAGCTTGATAAATCCTGTGGCATCCTTTGGGTCATAGGCACCTTGATCCGCCTCCATCGTCGCCAGCTTTGGGTTATAAAGCGAATAGGGACTTTTCCTCCCAAGCGTGTAGAGTTGGCCTTTGAAGAGTTTCAGCCGAACGGTTCCTGTTACAAAACGCTGGCTTTGATCGAATGCAGCTTGGAGGAAATATCTCTCAGGAGAAAACCAAAATCCATTATAAATCAACTCAGCATATTTTGGGATGAAGCTATCCCGCAGGTGCATGACTTCCCTATCCAGTGTGATCGTTTCCAGCTGCCGATGCCCAAAATAAAGGATCGTGCCTCCAGGACACTCATAGACGCCCCTAGATTTTATTCCTACAAAACGATTTTCTACGATGTCAATCCTGCCGATTCCATGCTTTGCTCCAAGCTTATTCAAAGACTTTAAAATTTCGACCGGACTTTTTTTCTCCCCATTGACCCCCACACAGTTCCCTTCTTCAAATTCTAACTCTACCACTTCTGGGGTGTTAGGTGCCTCTTCGGGGCTTTTAGTTAACCGAAACAAGTCCTGAGGCGGTTCTTGCCAAGGATCTTCTAAAACACCGCTTTCATAGCTAATGTGTAAAATATTCCTGTCCATTGAATAAGGTTTTTCTCGACTGACTGGCACCTCAATACCCTGTTTTTTAGCATAGGCTATCAGATCTTCTCTTCCCTGAAAGCTCCATTCCCTCCATGGAGAAATGACTTTAAACTCAGGTGCTAAGGCGGCATAAGCCAACTCGAAACGGACTTGATCATTGCCTTTCCCCGTAGCTCCATGCGCAAGCGAATCAGCCCCTTCTTTCCTTGCAACCTCCACCTGTTTTTTAGCAATTAGGGGTCTAGCAATACTTGTGCCCAAAAGATACTGATTTTCGTATATGGCGCCTGCTCGAAGCATCGGAAAGACATAATCTTTGACAAACTCTTCGGTGAGGTCTTCCACAATGCATTTTGAAGCACCAAGCTTCCGTGCTTTTTCCTCTAATCCTATGAGTTCTTCTTCCTGACCTAAATTTGCACAATAGGCAATGACTTCGGCCTGATACTGCTCGATAAGCCATCGCAATATCACCGAAGTATCTAATCCCCCTGAATAAGCCAAGACGATCTTCATGCGCTTTGCAATCCTTTTAGTCTCAAGCAATTTCTAGATGGCCTCCGGCCTTCGATCCCTTTAAAATTTTCAAGGACTGCTCCAGAGCGTTCTCGACCGTTAACCCATATTTTTTCCTGAGGATATCCACTTTGCCATGTTCAATAAACTGATCTGGCCAGCCAATTCTAACTACCGGGGTTCGCAATCCGAGCTGCTGCAGCTCCTCAAGCACAAGCGAGCCAAAGCCTCCAGCTAGCACATGATCCTCAATCGTTACAATTAGCTCGACGTGCCTAGCAAAAAACTCAAGCGTTCCTCTATCAAATGGCTTGACGGTCCTTGGGTTAATCACAGCTGCTGAATAGCCAAGCTCTTCAAATCTTGCCGCTAATTCTTTTGCCATTTCTATCATTACCCCTAGTCCAAAGATAGCCACTTCCCTACCATGTTGAAGCACCTCAGCCCGTCCAATAGGTATCAATTCCGGTTGCTCTTTGACCGCTACCCCGCTGCCTGTTCCCCTTGGATACCGGATAGCCACCGGACCAGGATGATGCATGGCAGTAAAAAGCATATCGGCTAGCTCATCTTCATCTTTCGGATGCATTATCGTAATATTTGGTACGGTCCGTAAATAGGCTACATCGAAAAGCCCATGATGAGTCGGTCCATCATCTCCTGAAAGCCCTCCACGATCCAAGCAGAAGACTACTGGTAATTTCTGCAGGCAGACATCATGAATGATAGGATCATAAGCCCTTTGAAGAAAGGTTGAATAGATCGCACAATAAGGTTTGAATCCCTTGGTGGCAAGGCCAGCAGCAAAAATGACTGCATGCTCTTCTGCAATACCCACGTCGAAATACCTATCCGGAAATTTAGGCTGGAACTTATCCAAGGCGGTCCCATTAGGCATCGCCGCTGTGATCGCTACAACATTCCTATTCATGTCAGCCAGCTTGATCATTGTCTCAGCAAACACTTCCGAAAATGTTTTTCTTGGGCTTGTAGGAGTTTCCCCCGTAATGGGATTATAAGGCCCTAGGCCATGAAATTTCTTTTGCTTTTCTAAGGCAGGAGGAAATCCCCTGCCTTTTTGCGTGATCACATGCAGCAACACCGGATATTCTTGATTTTTTAGAAACTCAAAAGTCGAAATCAACCGTGGGATATCATGGCCATCGATAGGACCATGATAAGTCAGGCCCAATTCTTCAAAAATAACACTGGGCCAGAGAAGACTTTTAAAGGCCTCTTCAGCTTTTCTAGCGACTTTAAGAACATTTTTGCCTGGCCATTTTTCTAGCACCTTTTCCACTCGATCCCGCAAGTAGGAATAGGCAGGATTGGTAACGATCTTGTTAAAATAACTCGCTATTGCCCCCACATTCTTATCAATCGACCATTCGTTGTCATTCAGAATGACAATGAGTCTTTGGGTTGTCGAGGCAACGTTGTTCAATGCTTCAAAGGTAATGCCGCAAGTAAAGGCAGCATCGCCACAGAGAGCTATGACGTGCTCTTTGCCCCCTTTCCGATCCCTTCCTACAGCCATTCCAAGAGCAGCCGATAGGGCCGTTCCCGCATGCCCTGCCCCATAACAGTCATATTCACTCTCTTCTCGACACATGAACCCCGAAATCCCTCCTGGTTGTCGAATGGTATGGAACCTACTTTTCCTACCTGTCAGCAGTTTATGGACATAGGCTTGATGGCTGACATCGAATACAAAATTATCCTTGGGAACATCAAAAACGTAATGCAAGGCGAGGGTCAGTTCCACCACCCCAAGATTTGGTCCAAGATGCCCTCCGTTTTTAGATAGCACTGTGATCATTTCCTGCCGGATCTCTTCAGCCAGTTTAGGCAATTCAGGAATGGGAATTTTTTTAAGATCCGAAGGACTGTCTATTTGGTCTAAGAGTCTATCCATAGTTCCTCCATCTTGAAAAAACCTGCTCCTTTAGTTTTCCTTGGCTCCACCGCCGTTGTCTTGCTTAGTGGACAATACAATGATCCTTTGTTCCGCTTCGTTAAGCTTCTCATCACAAATCTTTAATAACCTTCTGCCCTCTTCGTATTTCTGCAAGAGATCTTCTAAAGGCATTTGACCAGATTCCAGGCTATTGACGATCTCTTGGAGTCTTTTGAAAGCTTCCTCAAAT
Encoded proteins:
- a CDS encoding APC family permease is translated as MVFSVETRKMGGEMIGLKKISALTAISIVIANMIGTGVFTTLGFQVKEIGSPFVILCIWILGGIVALSGALSYAELGAIFQRSGGEYLFLSKIYHPMVGFLAGWLSVTVGFAAPSAATAMALGKYFHYVFPMIPPLWISCCVSVLVYALHLRSLRWESIFQNIFILVEIFLILFFIVSGIEHVERPKLDFLPKPEDLAVFFSPPFALCFIYTMYSYSGWNAAAYIAGEIENPKKNIPLALILGTTIVVIIYTFLNAVFIFSVPRDQISGQIEVGAIVARKIFGEWGSRFAGFLIGVSLISSLSAIAWTGPRVAAAIGEDYPFFRILSKRSKEGVPYVGLLLQALIMFCLLFSSSFAKIITYVEFALGLSTVVTVLGVIILRWKAPELKRFYSTWGYPLTPLLYVIIESIILLQVFRQRPVESLLGLSTFLLGAIVYFFSKKACSK
- a CDS encoding dienelactone hydrolase family protein, which codes for MSLFLAVIFIFVLHEGIKEEVNVTIGEVYLPGTLEIPPGAKGIVLFAHGSGSSRFSPRNQLVAKVLREKGSGTLLFDLLTSDEEAEDEFSGIYRFDIGLLAKRLVGAAHWLKTQKQTRNYPIGFFGSSTGGGAALVAAAELGERIKAVVSRGGRPDLAGESLKKVKSPTLLIVGSLDEFVLRLNEQALEALQCEKELVVIPGASHLFEEPGALDKVAAVAADWFSAHWP
- a CDS encoding argininosuccinate synthase is translated as MKIVLAYSGGLDTSVILRWLIEQYQAEVIAYCANLGQEEELIGLEEKARKLGASKCIVEDLTEEFVKDYVFPMLRAGAIYENQYLLGTSIARPLIAKKQVEVARKEGADSLAHGATGKGNDQVRFELAYAALAPEFKVISPWREWSFQGREDLIAYAKKQGIEVPVSREKPYSMDRNILHISYESGVLEDPWQEPPQDLFRLTKSPEEAPNTPEVVELEFEEGNCVGVNGEKKSPVEILKSLNKLGAKHGIGRIDIVENRFVGIKSRGVYECPGGTILYFGHRQLETITLDREVMHLRDSFIPKYAELIYNGFWFSPERYFLQAAFDQSQRFVTGTVRLKLFKGQLYTLGRKSPYSLYNPKLATMEADQGAYDPKDATGFIKLQSLRLRTVAQSQKGLFG
- the dxs gene encoding 1-deoxy-D-xylulose-5-phosphate synthase, which translates into the protein MDRLLDQIDSPSDLKKIPIPELPKLAEEIRQEMITVLSKNGGHLGPNLGVVELTLALHYVFDVPKDNFVFDVSHQAYVHKLLTGRKSRFHTIRQPGGISGFMCREESEYDCYGAGHAGTALSAALGMAVGRDRKGGKEHVIALCGDAAFTCGITFEALNNVASTTQRLIVILNDNEWSIDKNVGAIASYFNKIVTNPAYSYLRDRVEKVLEKWPGKNVLKVARKAEEAFKSLLWPSVIFEELGLTYHGPIDGHDIPRLISTFEFLKNQEYPVLLHVITQKGRGFPPALEKQKKFHGLGPYNPITGETPTSPRKTFSEVFAETMIKLADMNRNVVAITAAMPNGTALDKFQPKFPDRYFDVGIAEEHAVIFAAGLATKGFKPYCAIYSTFLQRAYDPIIHDVCLQKLPVVFCLDRGGLSGDDGPTHHGLFDVAYLRTVPNITIMHPKDEDELADMLFTAMHHPGPVAIRYPRGTGSGVAVKEQPELIPIGRAEVLQHGREVAIFGLGVMIEMAKELAARFEELGYSAAVINPRTVKPFDRGTLEFFARHVELIVTIEDHVLAGGFGSLVLEELQQLGLRTPVVRIGWPDQFIEHGKVDILRKKYGLTVENALEQSLKILKGSKAGGHLEIA
- the xseB gene encoding exodeoxyribonuclease VII small subunit; the protein is MSQIDKQSGGEKEMRFEEAFKRLQEIVNSLESGQMPLEDLLQKYEEGRRLLKICDEKLNEAEQRIIVLSTKQDNGGGAKEN